Within Nocardioides rotundus, the genomic segment ATCGTGGAGACCCGCAGGTCGGGGTTGAGGTGCTGGCGCACCATCTCCACGGTCTCCAACAGCTGGCCCAGGCCCTCCAGCGCGTAGTACTCCGCCTGGATCGGGATGAGCATCTCCGCGCCGCCGACCAGGGCGTTGAGGGTGAGCAGCCCCAGCGAGGGTGGGCAGTCGACCAGGACGAAGTCGAGCCGGTCCTCACCGACCTCGTCCCTGCTGCCGACCAGCGGGTGCCCCGCGATCGCCTTGCGCAACCGGCTCTCCCGCGCCACGACGCTGACCAGCTCGATCTCGGCGCCGGCCAGGTCGATGGTCGCCGGGACGACCGACAGGTGGGGGACGTCGGGGCTCTCCGTGGCGATCTCGACCAGAGGCGTGCCGTCCACGAGAGCGTCGTAGGTGGAGGGGATGCCGCGGTGGTGCTCCACGTTGAGCGCGGTCGAGGCGTTCCCCTGGGGGTCCAGATCGACGACGAGC encodes:
- a CDS encoding ParA family protein, with translation MESSVLARAAAQRREPETRPERTRVMVVANQKGGVGKTTTTVNLAVALAQLGQRVLVVDLDPQGNASTALNVEHHRGIPSTYDALVDGTPLVEIATESPDVPHLSVVPATIDLAGAEIELVSVVARESRLRKAIAGHPLVGSRDEVGEDRLDFVLVDCPPSLGLLTLNALVGGAEMLIPIQAEYYALEGLGQLLETVEMVRQHLNPDLRVSTILLTMYDARTRLAAGVADEVRGHFGDQVLKTAIPRSVRVSEAPSYGQSVLTYDPASAGALSYLEAAREMLTKGTSA